A region of Microbacterium suwonense DNA encodes the following proteins:
- a CDS encoding NADPH-dependent F420 reductase: MTTLGIIGAGHIGSQVARAAIAAGYDVVIANSREPETLGDLVADLGPKARAATAADAGAAGDVVVVTVPLKALDQIPVEPLAGKIVLDTNNYYFERDGHIDALDRGETTTSQLLQEHLPTSRVVKAFNHIRSDEITTDGVPAGTPDRRALATASDHADAVEFVTRFYDEIGFDTVNIGPLSESWRVERDRPAYVVRQNAEELAANLAIANRLP; the protein is encoded by the coding sequence TGACAACTCTCGGAATCATCGGCGCAGGACACATCGGCAGTCAGGTCGCACGGGCGGCCATCGCGGCAGGGTACGACGTGGTGATCGCGAACTCGCGTGAACCGGAGACCCTGGGCGACCTCGTCGCAGACCTCGGGCCGAAGGCGCGGGCGGCCACGGCCGCCGACGCCGGTGCGGCCGGAGACGTCGTCGTCGTGACGGTGCCGCTGAAGGCGCTCGATCAGATCCCCGTCGAGCCGCTCGCAGGCAAGATCGTGCTCGACACGAACAACTACTACTTCGAGCGGGACGGGCACATCGACGCTCTCGACAGGGGCGAGACGACCACCTCGCAGCTGCTGCAGGAGCACCTGCCGACCTCACGTGTCGTCAAGGCGTTCAACCACATCCGCTCGGACGAGATCACCACCGACGGCGTACCGGCCGGCACCCCGGATCGTCGAGCGCTCGCGACGGCGAGCGACCATGCGGATGCCGTCGAGTTCGTCACCCGGTTCTATGACGAGATCGGGTTCGACACCGTCAACATCGGGCCGCTGAGCGAATCGTGGCGCGTCGAGCGCGACCGCCCCGCGTACGTCGTGCGCCAGAACGCCGAGGAGCTGGCGGCCAATCTCGCCATCGCGAACCGTCTGCCCTGA